CTTAAATAATTTGAGTACTTGCTGTATTCCTTCCTAAGTTTTGTTCATTAGACATATAGACATACTTGTTAGAGATTAAATGGAAAATCCAACTTCACAGCCCCATAATTGACAGGGCTTGTTTCAAACACGGGGAATTTCAAAACCTTATTTGATGCCAACATGAATATCGGAAATTTATACTTCGTTAACAGTTTAATGTCAgaaaatttttaggatttatgaCTGTTACTTAGGTTACTTGTATTATCCATATCCTGTGGTGTCATGCATGCTAAGTTCTATTCAAGTTATGTTATTGATCTTGGAAAGCTCTAACTGCTATGAGAAGTGTTTTGAGCTTCCACAAACTTACATATATTCTTCAAAGTTATGCCGCTTGAGAATTCTCTGAATAATTTAATGGATATTTATGGTGTTGCAGTTAAATGGGCGCAAGTAAAAAGATTTAGCAAAGTGAGGTTCAACTCAATTATCTTGGTATCCTTGTCATAACTTTCTCACACATAGGATGCAAGCATGTATTCAGCTACACGCTTATGCATTTGATTTGGGTTTGGCCATATTAGGTGTAAAGATCAAGCCAACTTGCTGAGAGAATTGGGTAGCTTGCTCAACTGACGTTtcctcattttctttaaaaaaaaaactggtatCATGGAttgtgataataataatatcacaaTCTATATTGTCGATTTGTCTCTTGCCCGAAGTCAGTGAAGTGTGCCAGAGGGGCATGGTGTTCCCCAGCAACTGGAGCACAGACTGCATAATAATAAACTATGTGTGACCAAAATCTTGCCATGTGTGGtcattgaaaatcaaaatcgaAGTACAGTCTTATCTTAGTTCCTAGGCTTTGAGTCTAAAAGTTGTGaattttttcgagtttcactgGTTTAATAGCTTATAAAAACACATTTTATGTTGTAAAATCTGTTTGATGAGCCATAGATATAAAAACTTACCAGACCGCCCTGTTAGTGTTTGAGACTGGGCAGTTAATTAATTCTTGTCCGTATCAGTTCCTTACAGACATTAAATCTTGCTCAATTTAGCACCGGAACCTCAAGACAAGCAGAGCTTATTATTGGTTGGCAGAACCACATGCTGATGGCAGATACACAAACAATCTTGCAGATTCTATCCTGTAAGCCCCATGTTTCAGAGAATGTTATAGCATGGTTATATCTAACGATTTGATTGGAATAATGGCTTgtacatctaattttatttacctaataattcatttaaaatcatccaattacaTTATGTTAGTGTTAAAAATCCAGTTCTCAATTCACATGTGTGAGCTTTGCAGGCAGATTTGGCAGCAGAACAGTTTTTCGAACAGCGAAAGCTTATGGGACATTGGGATAAACGATATATTGTTGCTGTGATCGAAGTAATTTGTCTTTAAGTGAAATGGATGGTGGGAAAGGCTAGCTTTGCGTCTCTTATTGGAGAACAAACTTGTACCGAGACTCTTCCCAAATCCCTCCAAATAGAACCATCCAATCCATTCCAACTAGATCATATAATCTTGTTTCCACGCAGTATTTGAGGAGATGCACATACTGCACTAACAAAATGGCCTGGAGGCTGCATAAATCCCCAATATACTCAGCTGCTCCCACCTTTTTATGTTGGTGCCTCAAAAACCCCAACTCCTGCTGTGTTTTATGGTGAAACCGCATCAACTTACCATTGAAAGACCTTTCTTTAATTATACCCAGTTGCTAAACTGCATTGGAGTCCTCAATGCAAGTGGTCATCACAGCTTTTCAACGCTcatccttgaaaattttaaggtaGTAAAACGGCTAAAAGGATCTTCAGGGTGccattgaatttatatttgaacaTCAGTTATAAATAACTGTCAAGAATCTATGATGTAAAGTATGGCACAGGACCAGAGAATTTTCCATTCCAGTGTTTAGCAAACGAAAATTCAAGAAACACTAGTACAAAAAAGACTAATAGCAAGTTTTATTTGCTCTCAGGTCAAACTAAAAGTGGGGTGGCGATTATTAGAATATTCCACACATGGGCTCACATGGACTGGATACAGCAACATATACAGAAAGTTTAACTCTGCCAAACaagataaatattaattacatgGGCATCACCTATGTTACAGTCATACTTACCCAACCACTTCCCCAACACACCACCaacagaaaggaaaaaaaaaaaaaaaagcaaaggttGCTTAGAGGAAAAAGGGTGTTAGCTTTTGGAGAAGTTACAAGGAAAATTCTTGTTACCTCTAAACCCTGCTGTTAGCAGGCAATGGCAAAACACCATCGAAAAAATCCCCAAAGTAACCATGGGGCTCATGTACTAGCCTTGAGATAATGTCTCTTAGTGTAATCACCCCTTCCAAACtcccatcatcatcaacaatatAAATTCGGTGGATTTTTTTGGAATCAAGAAGCTGAATCAGTTCTTTCATAGTGCAGTCGCTTTTGCATGTAATCATGCCACTTACTAGTGGTGAGTCGTTGTGATGCTTTTCCAAGTAGTTTTTCACTGCAGTTAGGAAGTTCTTTGCTGTGATGGATCTGTGGaataacataaatttgtatCAGTTATTTCATCACCTCAACCAAAAACCAAGCACAATTCTGGTTACAGACCTATAATCAATGTAGATCTCGGGTGCAGTTAAAAGGAACTGAGCATCTCTTAGGCTTATATTTCCAATTGCCTTGTTACCACCACTTTCAACAACAGGTATGCCTCCAATTCTCTTTGTCCGCATCAGCTTAAATGCCTGGAGCACAGGCTCATCCTCATACACCTAAAACAAATTAAGCAAGTATTTGAGAAAGACCAATTAAAAGTTAGGACATGTTAAGGAATCAACTTTGCTTGAATTAACTGGGCTCACACACCTTGATAATTTGCTTAGCTGGCATCACAGGAAGACCGATTTCTGAAAGTTTTTTCGTTCCCCAGCTTTCAAACCATTGAAGACCAGCACACTCTGCTAACATGTGAACAACTGAAGATTGGGTGATTATGTTATTAACCTTCCCGCCATCCAAATCAACCACAGGAATGCTCTTCATTTTGTACTTTGAAAGCAACAAAAGCATAGTCAAGAAGGAGTTGGAGCTTTGCAATGCAAGGAATGGGGCCCACCGGAATGACCCTGAGATATCCCCAACCTATAAACTGAGAAGTTAATATCTGCCACAGATTTTTTAAGCAAAACTATGAAAGTTATGAGGAATGAAGTTTATTTTGCAATTGAAGTTGGAATTATGACCTTTGTGTTCTTATATAAGTCAGAAGTAGTCAAAGCTTCAAAAAAGTTTCCAGAAGTCATTGCAGCAGATTCAGGACCTAAATTCTCAAGTTCAACAGCCTTGCTTCTGCCATTCACTGCAACAGAAAAAGCAGTAGGGGTATTTGGACTCCTAGGAGAAGGAGGTTCTGTCTGTCAAAAAGAGACAACATTTTGTTTTCAGTTCCCTGACCAAGTCAGAAAAACACTATGCCAAAGAATCACCATCTTTTTGAAAATCCAGATTAGCCAGCATTCCTTAATGATGTAAGATTTTTGTTCCATTACTTTTAACGGTAATTAATGTTTGATATTATTAGAACAATAACAATACTCAACAATCATATCACACGCAGGATAACTGAATTTCAAACCACACCAGTTTTCAGTGACACAGCCAGACAGCAATCAGACCTGATGCAAAATCCACACGACAATTCCAGCAAACTCAACAATTCCAATGTATCTATCCATCCAACTTGCATCCTCTGATGCATTAACATCTACAACAGGTGCACTAAGAATTTTGTTCTGGCCCAGTATTTCAACAGCTTCAGCTAGACTTGTGTCTGATTTTATCTCAATCACTGCATGTAACAATCTATAAACATCAGACCAATAAagacaaaatagaaaaaatgataaacaagGTAAAAATCATTACTTAAAGATCATATTCAAAAGCAGCACAAATGTACAAGAAAACATAAAtctaaattatctaatcatCCCTTGCGCAAAAGGGAAGGGAAGAATTGTGATTTCAAGAAACAGAACCGCTCATCAccaaactcatatatatatatttttcctatTAATGAATATCATCTAATTCTATAAGGGCTTACATCCAACTACCACCGAATGCCGTCTAATGTCAATCACGCTGTGGCAACAGAAGAgggaagaattttttttttttaatttcaagaaacAGAACCTCTTACcaatttgtcttttttatacTCATGAATATGATCTCAACAAAACTAATGCAATCCAATTATGACTATGAAGACGGAGCCATCAAAAGAGGGCTACTTAAAAGTCAACAAAGGCATCCATCCATCTATGATCAAGGAAGTGTATgcaaattaatcatattttacaTCCAATAATCAATAGCAAATTCAACAAAGGTAAACAAACAAACccatatgaaaaaataaaaaatttacattgaGAGGAAGGTGCAAGAGGAAAGGCAGAGACAGGGATGCCCTCAAAACAAGCATTAAGCTTCTCAGTAGGACTCAACTGTGGCTCCAGCACGTCCCACAGATCCTCCACTTTCATCCCCAGCTCCGCCTCCGGACTCCTCGGACTATCCTGCTGCCGTGGACTACTCTCTTGTCTCCTCAAACGCAAACTCGCCATCGCCACTattctcaatctctctctctctctctctctctccctttctcttCCTGTTCTTCTTCTATATAACTCCAAAGTTGACAAGcctaataaactaaataattttttagggtAAACTATGGTGTATCAGTTACAGAATAGTTTATTGTATGCCACGTTTAATCCGACCGTTTAAGGCTTTAGAAAGTGAGGAAAAGCCACGTGGAGAGTTTTGATGAGGTTGTTGCATGATTGGTGATAGAGTAGTGTGGTCAAAAAGAGATGGAAAAAATAGCCTTGCCTTGCAAATTGGCTGATGCTTATCCGTTAGGCTATTTGTCTATAATTGTCATAGAGCATGAAAGCTCTTATCCCGATATTTAATGAAGACCAGTGGCGTGTCACTCTAACGTGCGCTGGTCCGTCCTTTAGCGCAATTTGTGTTTGACGACAAAAGTGCTGATTCGGATTCGTGACGTGGTGGCTGCCCATGGTTTTCtgtttttgtctttgtctcCAACGGTAGGGTATGGCCGTTTTAAGATTGGcgaaattacataaatatacCCCATGTTTGATAATTGACAGAAGAGACCTTCCAAGTATCCCACAATacaaacataaaatttacataatcGTGAAGCATTTCGAtcatatgtaaattttatgGGTGTAATAGTGAACGTTCTTCGAAAGTTGCGATGATCCTCTGGGTCTCCAAAGCGCTATTGTTGCTTCCTCCTAAAAATGTGTGAGGGTTCAGagatttgatttcaatttattttgtgGAAGAGGACGCTAGGGTTCCTTTTGATTCAAGTAAGCTTGAGCTTCATGATTCGACTAggttttgaatttgttaatagTTGAAATATCTGAGGTTCTCTTTCATTCCTCCTCCATTTCTCATACCAGTCTTTTTGGATGATTAATTGGAGTAGTCAATAATACTGCAATAAAACCTGACTAAGGAAAAGAATGCATCGCACATTCTATTCAGTGTATGAATGTTGATGGGAGTATGGTCTTGTTCATATGttggaggtttttttttttttttgaatgaattcataaataagaaGATAGAGCTTGACAATGATCGACCTTCAATGGACTCCTCTCCGCGAGACTTCAATTGTTGAGATGCATCTACGAggttttacaattaaattagCTGCTACTTCTTTGCTTAAACTGATATGGGTGATTTGATGGTTTTTCAAGTAGATCCATTGGAATAGAACTCCTTTTGTTCGACTTCTGTTAAACTTTCGTTCAAATTTTGAGAAGAAGTTTTACAAAGATTCAAATACGAATCAACAAAAGGATCctgaaataaatcaaatttctaACCAAGGACGACAAACGGGGACATCGagttctttttgaaaaattttctaactaATCACAAAGAAGTTTCTTATTCAAAAGAAACGTATTCATTTACTGGAGAAATTGTTCTTAACAtggatttaattttcaatactAGGGTTTGTCAAATTTGTCCAACAGTCTTCAACTCACATTAGAAATGGTGGTCTGTAGtatattttcctaaaatttatacagaaattttaaatgaaaaaagttaAGCGGATAAGATTCAGAAAATAGTCCTAATCCAATTAGGATTCTGACTAGTCCCGCGAAAATTAGTCCACAAAACAAAAACCAGATTGTCTATGTCACACTTCCTGTACTTCGCGAGAGTTTTTTTTGGCGCTATGGAGAGCTCCATGTCGCATCTGTCTGATTCAAATCAAACGCGTTTCCTTGCTAATCTTCCTTCTCATGGCCTCTTCTCCTCCACCATTATCTCTTCAAATCCGGTGatttcttcatctctttgtttTCCTTAATTCATTAATCCTCACTTTTGTCTCTTAATTTTCGGTTGCTGAGAAAATGTGGGAAAAGAAAAGTTGGATCAAGTATGCAGTGTTGAAGTTTATACTTAACAGAGCCCAAAACGAGTGTTGGGCCCAGTTTaggtgttctttgattatattGATTCATTGGAAAATAAGTTGTTTAGATGAGTCAATAgcccaaaagaaaattatatctTGTGAATCGATTTCGTGGAAGCCAGATGGAGAGTTTAGGTTTAGGTTTCCTAATTGATATATACAAACGCACTTGTGCTTGCGTGTATTTTTGTGAATTTTCTGTGGTTGGTCTTCTCCAGAGTCATCTATGAGGGTTGTAATTGAATATTGATTTCTCTTTTGGTTTTTAGTTTGTTTGTACGTACGTGTGAagttgtttattattattattattattattgttgttattgttatgGTTATTGTTATCAAAAACTTTTCATGTTTAAAGTTAACATGGATAATTGTTAATGCTCTGCGTTTGGTGAATACTAACTAGTTAGGTATTCCGGAAAATCTACTGACAGAAGATCTTAAAAATATCAACTTAGAAAGAAGTAAGTAAATGGTAATGATTTGAATCGAAAATTTAGGCACTATTAATATAGAGATCGAGGCTCTGTGGTTCCAATGTGAATCATTTTGAGGTAACACATCATGATGTACGTTACAAATGCTGGAAGATCAGCTTTTTTGGGTGATGAGGAAGGTCTGCTTTAGGTGATGATCAAATGGAAAATGGATGATGAGCATGAATTCTTCCGGGAAATAAGTACTTCTTGCTCTTAGATCATGAGCCTTAGTCATCTCTTCCTGTTGATCCCAATCCTTCTATCTGCCATGAGTGATGAGGTTTTTCTTAGAAAATCACAAACTCCTTTATACTGGGCCAGGTTACCTCAGGAAGAGGCCTTGATTTTGGAAATGTGGCACCCCTTAAACTAGCTACAATTTTACCATGACAATGACAATGTTTGATGGTTTCAACTTCAGTTGTGTTTCTCTTCATGTCTTTTTTGTAAGGATACTGCTATGGCTAATTTTATCATTCTCCCACTTCCTTATAGCCTTTTCAGTGTGGTTTTGTTGAGAGGTGAGCATAGCTGGTTAGATAGGGATCTCTGGCCTGTTCTGCTCTTCCACAATTAATTTTATCTGAATTGTGAGTAGGGATTGTTTTTGGGTATGCCTTACTGATGCTGAATCTCTTCATATGTTTTGCATTATTAGAAGTTTGCTATTCCTAATCCCttggtttaataaattttcttgcTTTGTAGTTGGTTGACTGTTCATCTTTACTTTTAGAGGTTTCATGATTTCATGTtgcttttgtttgtttaattgcCTATAAGATTCTGGATCCCTGTTCCAGGAGCATTTTCAGCGACATTgaacttatataaatatttaaattttgttcagGGTAGTATGCGAGTTTAGCATTGTGAGCATGATGCATCACCCTCAGGTATTCTTATCTTTTAAACATCACataaattttccaattttttggATAGCATGCAGAACATTAATCTTTTATTGTAATTGAGGCTAGCGGCAGACCAACTGGTAAAAACAGACCAACAAAACAATTAGTTAGGTCACTCACTCTCAAGAAACGGAAGGGTGATGCCAGTTCAAATGATGTGAAAGGTGTAGCTGGAGCTGATAAAAAGAAGTAGTGgatctttttttcttcaataattaAGTTTGCCATGTCTTTGTGCTTTTTATACTGGTGTGTTTGGGCTAATTGTCGTAAATTCTATTTTTCTATCGTTTGAGGATGTAATATATATGTTGTTTGTTGCAAATCATGCAAATTTActcttgcaaattctcttcttatTAACATCTTTGGTTACCCAGCCCTATTTATTTGTGGATTCTTTAATTCCCGCCTTCAAATTTTCAGGGCTGCTGAAAGAGTTTTGGAATGTAGGTATTCAGCAAAGAGAGCCAACATGCAAGCTAGCTCTCGTCAAGGTAACTTATGGAGTTCATGTTGCAGTTCTTTGTGTCTTTGACATTGTTATCATATCTGgaaaaccaaaatattatcGCTATGGTCAGTGCATATAGTATGTAACTTAATGGATGTTCAGTATTTTGTGGGTTTTTTCTTTTcggaatttttttctctaatacaGTATTCCTCTGTCCCAGTATTTTCTGGGTTCAATTGGTCTTTTGCCTTCTATCTTATACTTGATATTAATCGACAGAATTACAACAGAGCTGCTTTTTTATTGGTTGATGATGGTTAATCACATGCTTGTTGGGCTTCCGGAGTTTTCAGATGTTTAATAATCAATATTGGTTGTCTCAGATGCCCATATAAATTTGATGCAATTCCTGTAAAAGGTTTTCTATGTTCTCTTGATTAATCCTTGGGATTGCTTGATCACTTGTTTGTAATTATGAGAATGCGTTTGGATTCAAGTTGAAATGGCAATGCCCATTGCACAGATCATAATGCAATAGTTCCTCACTGCAAAGTGGAGTACTTTGGGAAATGGCTGTCACTAGCTGAGATTATAGTGAAATTAAGAGACTCTGGAagcttataattaattttgagttcTGGTCACAgattttttatcacttttattattattattattttgttgccCCATTTTAAATGGACTTGAATTTTAATCACCATATAAATAGAGCAGTTGAAATAGTGTGATGAAACTTCAGTATGCTTTAGCTTTACCCACCATATTTATCTGTAGACACGTtagtatttgataaaatatctaATGGCGTTTGAACATGCAGAGGGAACAAACAGCCATACAGCTGAGGAGGACTTCCACAGTTTGACTGTAGAGAGGCTTTGTGCCCTTCTCAAGGAAAGAGGTCTTTCACCCAAAGGGAAGAAGGTATCAGATAATTCTACCTTAAACTAGTCCCAGTGTCTTTCTTGTCTGGTCAAGCTTATTCAGTTAGTATACTTGCTGTTCAAGAATGAGTATTTATGAAGTGCATTTTGTATGTGTTCAAGCTAGAAGGgaaccatttttcatttttgttttgttggtttATGAAGCCTATTGAGTGGTGtgcttaattatttattaactgcttattgtttatattttctcGTGCATCTGTCTTCCTAATGCATGGAAAACATGTGCAGAATGAGCTGATTGCTCGCCTTAATGGTGCAAATAGTCAAGTGTAGCTCAGAGGGTGGAAAGGGTCTCGGCATGTTTTGCATTCGGGTTATGGAAGGTGATTAtgttgccttttttttttttttcaataataccaTGTGTACAAATAACGATGTGTTACCATGTGATTaggtgttgttttatctttaatttttaactaatcaatcacataatgacaggttattatttgtgcacaaaattatatacacgacattactctttttttttttggtaagtaagtaattaattaattaggagATTTCACAAGCGTGATAGAAGTTTAAATTCAAGACTTCttagaaattttaatactttactAGTTTTGCTAACacttattttgattatgttgtcttatatgtaacctaagataaagaaaagaatCCTAATTTAGGAATAGtgttttaaagaaaatgagaacATTGTTAAGTTGTAagctaatttttatattttccaacgTTGTAATGTATATCTatcctctctctttttcctttttcgttAAAATGATCGGATTATGAGTGTTATTTTCCGGTGTAGGATGATTTAGgctataattatttatgagCATATGTTGAATGTGATCATTTTTACTTCAATCTAATTACTGATTTTCATGTCAGTGTTCCTccagtgaaaaaaaaaaaaatcgcaTTGACTTGGGAAGTTTATGTCTTAAAGAGTATGCATTATCAGGCTTTACATATGAACTTTGAATATGGTATGCTGCTGTTCAGTagcaaaagaaaataacatttctgGTAAAAATCTATGTATAACTGCAACGAAGTGTTTTTAAGAGATAATTTGAGTGACAACAGAAGAGAtttcaaatataacataataaaagttaaaattccTTCTAACTTATTTAGTATTGTAATTGTAAGGTTAATTATTAGATCTAAAGTTTTGTTTGTTGGTGTGGTTAAATCTGCTCCATGGGAGAGTTTGGCTTAAAAGGTCTTTTTGAAAGAGTAAAGAAAAATGATGAGATTGTCATGGAATTGTATTTCTCTCCGTTCCAAAATTGCAGAATTTTGCATAAGACAACAGATTTTAAAAAGGGATACGCAATCCAGGTCGGGTCCCTGTACATTTATCATTCACAACTCAAGTCTCTGCTTTGCCCCTCGATAAGTTGCAATGGAATGGTCCCCTGCAAGTTGGCTGAAGCTCATGGTAATGGTAGGTCGCTGCACGTGCTATTAATACGACTCCTTTATCACATTTACAACACTTTCTTGTGCTTTCTTTTCTGCTTTTCATGAAATTCAGAGATTCCATGGCATAAATCCGATGAACAGCCATCAGTCCCAGTCAAAACCAAATTTGTCATTCCATCTTTGTCCAGGCAGCCTAACAAGCAGAAAATTGCACAAAGACAACGTAAAATGGGtgagaaggaagaagaataCTGATAGGATTGAGATAAAAGATGGATAGTGATAGGATTGAAGATGAATATAGTGGAGGGGGTCCCTGAAAGATTCTTGGTCTGAATTggacaaaaaatcaaatttgtcaGTTAGAAAAATGGGCTTCTGTCATGTGTCTCTCAGTAAGGTAGAAATAGAGAACATGACAGCTCTGACAACTTTGATTGGGGGAAGGGGAGCCGCTCAATTCTATCAACCCACCTTCATATGATAtaatgcctttttttttaattcatggtaatataaattacatttttttttatttaaaatcaaactcttttaatgaataaatattataataataaattaataattttatcaataaaaaataaaaaataaaaataagacctttacatatatcaatttaatgtttgaaatatcatagtttagcatttttttacataattaaaaacttacaattaaATCTTTGCAAAAATTTAGAAACCCTAACTTTACTAATTGTCACCAATACTTACAACAACTCAGTCACATTCAGTTTTTACATatctttgttatttctttttgtgAGTAATAGAGAAGTCATTTGTGTTTGTCGGCAAAGAAATGAGAAGAAGGAGGTGCAATTGGTGTTGATAGAACCAGAAAAGGGAAGATCAACATGTGGAATAGATCATTTTGATTGATGTggaataagataataataatgaaattgacataaactaaactataaatAACGAGAATGACGCATGAATGTGTCATAGATGTTGAGAGTGAGTATGaaagttaaatcaaatttctcataataaaaagaaaaa
Above is a genomic segment from Mangifera indica cultivar Alphonso chromosome 3, CATAS_Mindica_2.1, whole genome shotgun sequence containing:
- the LOC123211910 gene encoding SNF1-related protein kinase regulatory subunit gamma-1-like gives rise to the protein MASLRLRRQESSPRQQDSPRSPEAELGMKVEDLWDVLEPQLSPTEKLNACFEGIPVSAFPLAPSSQLIEIKSDTSLAEAVEILGQNKILSAPVVDVNASEDASWMDRYIGIVEFAGIVVWILHQTEPPSPRSPNTPTAFSVAVNGRSKAVELENLGPESAAMTSGNFFEALTTSDLYKNTKVGDISGSFRWAPFLALQSSNSFLTMLLLLSKYKMKSIPVVDLDGGKVNNIITQSSVVHMLAECAGLQWFESWGTKKLSEIGLPVMPAKQIIKVYEDEPVLQAFKLMRTKRIGGIPVVESGGNKAIGNISLRDAQFLLTAPEIYIDYRSITAKNFLTAVKNYLEKHHNDSPLVSGMITCKSDCTMKELIQLLDSKKIHRIYIVDDDGSLEGVITLRDIISRLVHEPHGYFGDFFDGVLPLPANSRV